From the genome of Oenanthe melanoleuca isolate GR-GAL-2019-014 chromosome 23, OMel1.0, whole genome shotgun sequence:
gagctgcAGATCCATGAGGGATTTCTGGGAATCCCTGCAGAAATGAGGAGCCTTCCTGTGCAGGTGGAGCTCAGCAGGGTCAGCACAGATCCcccccagcaggggctgcagggggctcgtccccagcctgtccctgtccccatcaccCACGTTTCCATGGATCCCTGTTCCCATCAGTCCCTGCTCACTGGCAGCTGGGAATCTGACATCAGTGAGGGAAATCCTTCccaaggaggagcagaggtAAAGGGGTGTCTCCTCCTGGGGCCCCGAGGTGCCCACCTGCCCCTCTGCAAAGAGAGCAAAGCCCAGGGCTCTGAGGTCAGGCACAGACCCAGAGCCAGATCCTGAGCCCAAGCTGCTttccctcagagctgctggggctggctgaaTGCTGAGATGTCTCTTTGGCATTTTATGGTATGGGATCAAAGTGCTGCtgtcttcttcctcctcctcctcctccgatgatgatgatgatgggaAAGAAGCCATCCATGGCCGCTGGTGTCCTCCTAAAGCTCTGCTTGTCCTCCTTTGGGGCACTGGCTTCTCTATGCAGTTCAGATCATCACTGCAGAATTCTTTTTCACTGAGCTCCAAGCAGAAGGTTGGTCCAGCAGCTTTAAATTGAGAGAAATCCTGCCAGGGAGAAGGAATGAGACACTGAGCTGTGatgcttttagaaaaaaagtttGGATGTAAGAAAGTTTACTGCAAAAATGGGAATTACAAATGTAAAACTGAGAAGTGCAGAACCCCCCACTCCTTTCAGTTACCCTCTGAAAACCTGAGTGAGGAGAGTCAGAATTTGGGCCATACCAAAACCTGAGGCATCTTCCTTTGCTTGGCCTCGTGTTTCaccaggcagcagaggaagggaCTGGCCACAAAGATGGAGAGGACAAACAGAAGGATCACAACCAGGAGTGAGAACTTCCAGTCCACTgctgaaaaaacacagaaataatctCTTGTGAGTGATATCTTTATAGGAATTATGGGCTCTCCACTGACATAAAATATTCaaagttttcagaaaacatttcagggttggctttttttaatgaaaatatttctacagaAAGCAGGAACTGTTCACCAGAAAATCCAACCAGTCTCTTTAACaggaacctttttttttgtgtggtgaAAACCTGATTTTAGTGGAAATCTTTGCCTTGCCCTCATCCCACTGGATGTTTCCCACATCCTCTCCTGAGGAGGGCCATACCTCTGTGGTTTAGTagcacacacacaggctggGAGAATTCGCTGTGCTTCAGGTTGATGCTTTCAAAGAGAGCCCTGGCACTGAAGCAGTAATTGCCTCTGAGAGCAGTGGTGTTGATGGTCACTGTGTCCTTCCTGAAGTAACCTTCATATTTCTTCTGTTGAGAGACAAACAGAGGGTTGGAGAGATGATTATTTCATTATTGGGGGGCTTTTTGTGGATCACTTTAGCCCATGGATCCCCTGTGTGGCCTCAGGGCTGATGGATCCAgggtgggaattccagctgggcCAGGGAATGCTGCCAGTGGCACCTGGATTTGTTGTTTTAAACCTCAGAGTTTTAGACTGACTGCAGTGTTGCCTCCCCTTCCTGATAAAGATAGGGAACTACCAAAACAAATAAGGATGCACACATACACTTCTACTTTTTGTCTCTGGCTTTGGTTTAGCTCAGGTTTGGCTCCAGACCTGGATCcagtccctccctccctgcccagaaCTTTGAAGCTCTTTCAGTTCCTCCATTTCATCTAAAAAGAGCCACTTTTACTGACCTTATCTTGAGAGCCTGCTTCCCAGAGGTTCAGGTCGTACTTCCAGGTGAGGCTCTCCACGCAggtgggcagagggaaggaggctCTGACCAGGATGGAATCGTCCCTGAGGCTCAGGCTCAGCACAGGGGGCGCCAGTTCCACTGCAATCGGGAGAGCAATTGAGGCTGGGGCTTGCCTGGCTCTTACCctcccagcagtgacacttTCCACACTTCCAGCTGTTATCTTGTGATAAGAAGAAGGCAAAGGACACCCCTTTTATCTAAAACATCCCAGGGAGTTTGAAGCCACTTTGTTCAGCTGATGAACAAATCCTGACTCTTGGTACAAAATTCAAAATGATCCCAGCTCGTTGCTGTTCGTGCTCACTGAACTCTCTGCCACCCACAAAGCTCCTGGACACCTGTGGGGTGTGGGAATGTCCTTCCATCCAGGCTGGCACCTGCAGGCACTCACCATCAGAGTAGTAATCCTTGAACTGGGATTTCACCCAGGGCGACTGGGACCGTCCCCAAAGCGCTTTCACCCGAGCCCGGACCTTAACGTAGAGGTTGGGGAGGGCACAAGTCAGATTGCAAAAGGCTCTGGGGATGTTTCTGCAATGAGGGACCTTCTTCCATTTGTCCAGGCGATCCTGGCTGAAAGGAACAACCACagcaaattattaaaaatgttctgctgtggtttctagaggaagagaaggaagggtttgggagggtggggagcaaACAGTGCTCAGAGTTTGGAGCATTTCCCAGATGGATcatgtttggttttggtgggagGTCACTGATCATTAGGACAGTCATTAATCAGGAGAGATGCCCAGGACtgtcacccctgtgccaccccttTGATTTTGGGAGCTCTTACCTTTCATACCTTACAGTGTAGGTCACGTCTGGGGGAGAGCCTTCCCCTGGAGCCCAGGCCAAAATCATGGCAAAATCCTTCGACAGCAGGGTCACATTTTGGGGAGGGAGAAGTCGAACATGACCTGatcaaaagggaaaattttgtgaattatttaaaaatatctttaggGACAGGAAGTACCACTTGGTTCTAAGCTGCTGCCAATATTTGAGGCAGAGCCATTCATTGAAGCTGGAAATTGGCTCTGGAAACAGGTGTGATGCAATGTTTCCCTCATCTCTCATAAAACATCTTCATCTCAACAGCTTTTAGAATTAGGACTGACATTTGTGTGAACAATCTATTTTATAATTCTGAGTGGCTTTCCCCATGGTCTCACTGCATTTCACTGATTTACAACCCACAAACTCTGCCTGGCTCCCTGGACAGGGTGAGCACAACTGTCCCACAGTTCTCATTCAATCCCAGTCCTCCAAGGGCAGATCCTACCAGCAATTCAGAGCTGCAGGTTTCTCCTGTATATTTTCCTGCCCCTATT
Proteins encoded in this window:
- the IFNLR1 gene encoding interferon lambda receptor 1 isoform X2, with protein sequence MRMEQGETFMTSGKFCFARMGALLALCLLQQARGHVRLLPPQNVTLLSKDFAMILAWAPGEGSPPDVTYTVSQDRLDKWKKVPHCRNIPRAFCNLTCALPNLYVKVRARVKALWGRSQSPWVKSQFKDYYSDVELAPPVLSLSLRDDSILVRASFPLPTCVESLTWKYDLNLWEAGSQDKKKYEGYFRKDTVTINTTALRGNYCFSARALFESINLKHSEFSQPVCVLLNHRAVDWKFSLLVVILLFVLSIFVASPFLCCLVKHEAKQRKMPQVLDFSQFKAAGPTFCLELSEKEFCSDDLNCIEKPVPQRRTSRALGGHQRPWMASFPSSSSSEEEEEEEDSSTLIPYHKMPKRHLSIQPAPAALRESSLGSGSGSGSVPDLRALGFALFAEGQVGTSGPQEETPLYLCSSLGRISLTDVRFPAASEQGLMGTGIHGNVGDGDRDRLGTSPLQPLLGGICADPAELHLHRKAPHFCRDSQKSLMDLQLPSQHREDPSRQLLIPLWTLQVAEDEGIASDCGSDSCTEETPPGSAVLSDALETSNTEEKYYPKSQFPGYQHSHYLGRI
- the IFNLR1 gene encoding interferon lambda receptor 1 isoform X1, producing the protein MRMEQGETFMTSGKFCFARMGALLALCLLQQARGHVRLLPPQNVTLLSKDFAMILAWAPGEGSPPDVTYTVRYESQDRLDKWKKVPHCRNIPRAFCNLTCALPNLYVKVRARVKALWGRSQSPWVKSQFKDYYSDVELAPPVLSLSLRDDSILVRASFPLPTCVESLTWKYDLNLWEAGSQDKKKYEGYFRKDTVTINTTALRGNYCFSARALFESINLKHSEFSQPVCVLLNHRAVDWKFSLLVVILLFVLSIFVASPFLCCLVKHEAKQRKMPQVLDFSQFKAAGPTFCLELSEKEFCSDDLNCIEKPVPQRRTSRALGGHQRPWMASFPSSSSSEEEEEEEDSSTLIPYHKMPKRHLSIQPAPAALRESSLGSGSGSGSVPDLRALGFALFAEGQVGTSGPQEETPLYLCSSLGRISLTDVRFPAASEQGLMGTGIHGNVGDGDRDRLGTSPLQPLLGGICADPAELHLHRKAPHFCRDSQKSLMDLQLPSQHREDPSRQLLIPLWTLQVAEDEGIASDCGSDSCTEETPPGSAVLSDALETSNTEEKYYPKSQFPGYQHSHYLGRI